In Callospermophilus lateralis isolate mCalLat2 chromosome 4, mCalLat2.hap1, whole genome shotgun sequence, one genomic interval encodes:
- the LOC143398649 gene encoding olfactory receptor 52B4-like, with amino-acid sequence MFCFLKSKYFVHSTFVCESGILLVMAFDCYIAICYPLRCTTILTNSRIRKIGVALFLRSYGTIFPIIFLLRRLSFCKHNIIPHTCCEHIGLAKYACNDIRVNLWYGFFILMATVVLDVVLIFVSYVLILCAIFRMPSQNARHKALNTCGSHICVIILFYGPGIFTTLTQQFGRHIPPHIHILLANVCILAPPMLNPIIYGIKTKQIQEQIVHMFIRQK; translated from the coding sequence ATGTTTTGCTTCTTAAAATCTAAATACTTTGTCCATTCCACCTTTGTCTGTGAGTCAGGGATCTTGCTGGTGATGGCATTTGATTGCTATATTGCCATTTGCTACCCACTGAGATGTACCACTATTCTTACAAATTCTAGGATTAGAAAAATTGGAGTGGCTCTCTTTCTGAGAAGTTATGGTACCATATTCCCTATAATATTTCTTCTGAGAAGATTGTCTTTCTGTAAACATAATATTATTCCACACACCTGTTGTGAACACATTGGCTTGGCCAAATATGCTTGTAATGACATTCGAGTAAACCTTTGGTATGGTTTTTTCATCCTAATGGCAACAGTGGTCTTAGATGTTGtgctaatttttgtttcctatgTGCTGATTCTTTGTGCCATCTTCCGAATGCCTTCTCAAAATGCTCGCCACAAAGCCCTCAACACATGTGGCTCCCACATCTGTGTCATCATCCTGTTTTATGGGCCTGGAATCTTCACAACCCTTACTCAGCAGTTTGGACGCCACATTCCACCTCATatccatatcttgctggctaatgTCTGTATTCTGGCTCCACCTATGCTGAACCCCATCATTTATGGGATAAAGACCAAACAAATCCAGGAGCAGATTGTTCATATGTTTATAAGGcagaagtaa